TGGACACTTCGCGCAGTTCGAAAAGGCACAGGAGGTTAATAAGGCCATTAAGCAATTTCTCAATCAATGGAAACAAGACTGACGCTGCGGCTTCTTATTCAGTCCTTTTTCTTTGTAGAAAATTAGAGTAAGGTGAGTTTTCCCTGCAAAACCGATCTGTCTCATCCTGTCACTCTGAACGGAACGCCAGTTAGGGGCGCGTGAATTCGGGACGTAAATCCCGATCATCGCAACGGAGCGAAGAATTTTCTTGTTGTTTTCGGAATGCTTCGGGCCTGTTCCAAAATTTGAACTTCACTCAACATTTTTACATTATTGTGTACGCTCTAAAAAAGGCGAGCTATCATTTCTGAGGGTGTCTCAAAAGCGACATCAAATGAATATTTCATTGTCTTTGACTTTTGGGACAGCCCCAGAACCCTTTTAACTCCAACAAAAACAATCTCACTATGAAAATGTTTTCTTACTGGAATAAAAAAAAATATCTTTTTAGCGCTAACTCTTAACTTTTTCGAACAAATTCCGTAAATTTGGGTAACACAATTCAAATCTGATCAAAAACTAAGGGAACTTACACATGAATGAAAAAAACTTAATGACTTTTTATGCCACCACCATATTGGGAGTCCGCCACAATGGGCAGGTAGCGCTGGCCGGCGACGGTCAGGTAACCCTGGGCAACACCATAATGAAACATTCCGCCACCAAGATTCGTCGTTTGTACAATGATAAAATTTTAGCCGGTTTTGCCGGCGCGGCCGCCGACGCCTTTACGCTGTTTGAGCGTTTCGATCAAAAACTGGAGCAGTACTCCGGCAATTTGCCCAAAGCGGCGGTAGAACTGGCCAAGGACTGGCGCTCTGACAAATACCTGCGCCGTCTGGAAGCGCTGCTGGCGGTATTGGATCAAAAATACACCTTTATCATCTCCGGCACGGGCGATATCATTGAACCGGACGACGGCATCGCAGCCATCGGCTCCGGCGGGCCCTATGCACTGGCAGCCGCCCGCAGTCTGGTACGCCATTCTGATCTGAGCGCCGAGCAAATCGCCCGAGAAGCGCTTAAAGTCGCCAGTGAAATTTGCATCTACACTAACGACCAAATTCGCGTGGAGGTATTGTAATGGATACGATTAAAAACCAGAAGCTATATGACGAAACCATCCGGTTAATGGCTGAATTGACGCCCAAG
This sequence is a window from Caldithrix abyssi DSM 13497. Protein-coding genes within it:
- the hslV gene encoding ATP-dependent protease subunit HslV, coding for MNEKNLMTFYATTILGVRHNGQVALAGDGQVTLGNTIMKHSATKIRRLYNDKILAGFAGAAADAFTLFERFDQKLEQYSGNLPKAAVELAKDWRSDKYLRRLEALLAVLDQKYTFIISGTGDIIEPDDGIAAIGSGGPYALAAARSLVRHSDLSAEQIAREALKVASEICIYTNDQIRVEVL